One part of the bacterium genome encodes these proteins:
- a CDS encoding PQQ-dependent sugar dehydrogenase produces the protein MIAAGAARAGAQDGPPSLAKTIKLPPGFSIYIYAKDVPGARGLALGPKGTVFVGSHGPQVYAVRDTTGDGRADKVWNIGEKLTEPLGLDIHEGDLYVSAIDRILRFDDIEDTLDNPPAPVVVTDKLPDEKHHGGRYIKFGPDGMLYVAVGAPCNICLKDDPFHGLTRMKKDGTGAESFARGIRNTVGYDWHPKTKELWFTDNGRDWLGDDLPPDELNRAPKAGMNFGYPWCHGGDLQDPKYKDKPCTEFTPPARKLGPHVAALGMRFYTGTKFPKEYHGAIFIAEHGSWNRTNAIGYRVMVVKLSGNEAVSYEEFATGFLQPGPRVLGRPADLLVLPDGSMLVSDDMSGMVFRIVYNGK, from the coding sequence CCAAGACCATCAAGCTGCCGCCGGGCTTTTCGATCTATATCTACGCGAAGGACGTGCCCGGCGCGCGGGGCCTCGCGCTCGGGCCGAAGGGGACGGTTTTTGTCGGGTCGCACGGACCTCAGGTGTATGCCGTGCGCGACACGACCGGCGACGGCCGCGCGGACAAGGTGTGGAACATCGGCGAGAAGCTGACCGAGCCGCTCGGCCTGGATATCCACGAGGGCGATCTCTACGTCTCGGCGATTGACCGCATCCTTCGCTTCGACGACATCGAGGACACGCTCGACAACCCGCCCGCGCCGGTGGTCGTCACGGACAAGCTGCCCGACGAGAAACACCACGGCGGCCGGTACATCAAGTTCGGCCCGGACGGGATGCTGTACGTGGCGGTCGGGGCGCCGTGCAACATCTGCCTGAAGGACGATCCCTTCCACGGCCTGACGCGCATGAAAAAAGACGGCACGGGCGCCGAGTCGTTCGCGCGCGGCATCCGCAACACCGTCGGCTACGACTGGCATCCGAAGACAAAGGAGTTGTGGTTCACGGACAACGGCCGCGACTGGCTTGGCGACGACCTGCCGCCCGACGAGCTGAATCGCGCGCCGAAGGCCGGGATGAATTTCGGCTATCCCTGGTGCCACGGCGGCGACCTGCAGGATCCGAAATACAAAGACAAGCCGTGCACGGAATTCACGCCGCCCGCGCGAAAGCTCGGTCCGCACGTCGCCGCGCTCGGCATGCGCTTTTATACGGGCACGAAGTTCCCCAAGGAATATCACGGGGCGATCTTCATCGCCGAGCACGGCTCCTGGAACCGCACGAACGCCATCGGCTACCGCGTGATGGTCGTGAAGTTATCGGGCAACGAGGCCGTGTCGTACGAGGAGTTCGCCACGGGCTTCCTTCAGCCGGGGCCGCGCGTGCTCGGCCGCCCCGCCGATCTGCTCGTGCTGCCCGACGGCTCGATGCTCGTTTCCGACGACATGTCCG